In one Nostoc sp. KVJ3 genomic region, the following are encoded:
- a CDS encoding helicase-related protein encodes MESSLLQQASIWGQVFEIAVKRGVLQQLIHRNLLLNDHPVLQPWQSHKNSDISHQLVKEFKITDANNREWVETMLRHLLVLGYGLGWTAMRECLNHSKIRQPKLEAIWCPLTLPGQQMQRDEEKEETAKAFQEAFKLPGKPDENLVKRGQPARADFILWLSNELSPPKDGKTDLSQSKDPKHKKIENLILCLEFSYNAPIKFADFQKEAPHTEEMSRYARYIESRGVFSRVCAEVEGEEFLLSKRLENFLSAFSGQDKPLFKLCQASSYTDQLIKVLRARKRLEGSCNARAIAVTSNANGIESLTAQFFGVEPEPDTRAKLMKSLGQAYCQAKHSDDDEPLDLDAEIRLVFTKLVRSLPSAFKEQAQHLAEKPTLGQYSHFLFQENVTDFYNPMGEISKAEAIASIEDNDALLEFFGGNPITRIADCINEINPDKATIPLRQVHQAAVFAGITAAQVGKINVLALEGNPGIGKTTAVMKFLKQQSQGFLFLYLSPRVVINRDVTDKLARENNHPTGILTITSNKNLIVAAPEWYKQQVQENNSPPRLIDSAVVVDGIEKLTLPDSNIFFLNPEQEHDIDCNIVGSTRFKRRLNERDYSVESLNSPGVLGTIAKSARKLLEANSKVNQLVMTAAIQGYRTLNDQSTTVNAFNNLFAKKADTKPGKKERSAFAARIPTIVVMVDELTGDGAGAPFVRKLAEWLQQQFIQPFDTTPPPFKIVLILADASLSNEVVLDSFLNSGDRAPDKVLISQSRGEAPFRVTGTHTKIGLRKHPTLHVMTNSYPASKLSIDYSIRLSPIKPGQNSDGTEQTIRQAIREKSEEESLTNAYLEIKSGLQQGAEQLIFFAQDKAFLRQLQEKLTTGKEALVNREQVEVLDQSVSPDRRLQLVKPPRRDEVRVFLMTSSGARGVSFPKTDWIIAAIPRFNIEAALMEVAQLIYRGRGMYTDPETGMEVSGDNKDRRLVMLINDFIIEREDIDPKRLWLRQSSDLLTLLVMLRSTIHTRIKGDAGLNKNRIAFVPVGSVGDEELLRLMSDDVLDFLREAKIFISDSHPQEAKAIVKKAEQLTANIFKHFDLRGQSLERDAKSYANYQTLQALTKNVSRISSRLLPSLDNDELKIPDNITCIGPFWIEDWSDRQTEEIFSFEAWKADIKQNSSRLLGSLKEIAESKKFKFPSKLKRPANELYKLLSREQEGFVIESSTRQALKTKNIVIGLPLDYPHFWNEQSEDDTPQQVLQDPQAWRSALGRSLTPQGLIVPVVTHYRTFPWVAVAGRRIFTQLETVFSDRYFMASSELNLLNTILLEDETDNK; translated from the coding sequence ATGGAATCATCCCTTCTACAACAAGCCTCTATTTGGGGGCAGGTATTTGAAATTGCTGTTAAACGCGGTGTTTTACAACAGTTAATTCACAGAAACTTACTGTTGAACGATCATCCTGTTCTCCAACCTTGGCAATCTCACAAAAATTCAGATATCTCCCACCAACTGGTGAAAGAATTCAAAATAACAGATGCCAATAACAGAGAATGGGTGGAAACAATGCTGCGTCATCTGCTGGTACTCGGCTATGGTTTAGGTTGGACAGCAATGCGTGAGTGTCTCAACCACAGTAAAATTAGACAACCTAAACTAGAAGCAATTTGGTGTCCGTTGACACTGCCAGGACAGCAAATGCAACGGGATGAAGAAAAAGAAGAGACAGCAAAAGCATTTCAAGAAGCTTTCAAACTCCCAGGAAAACCAGACGAGAACTTAGTCAAGCGTGGACAACCAGCCAGAGCCGATTTTATTTTATGGCTTTCCAACGAATTGAGTCCGCCCAAAGATGGCAAAACTGACCTCTCCCAATCAAAAGATCCAAAACACAAAAAAATTGAAAACTTAATTCTCTGTTTGGAATTTTCCTATAACGCACCCATCAAATTTGCAGATTTTCAAAAAGAAGCCCCTCATACAGAAGAAATGAGTCGCTATGCCCGTTACATTGAATCGCGGGGGGTCTTCTCTAGAGTTTGTGCAGAGGTGGAGGGTGAAGAGTTTTTACTTTCTAAAAGGTTGGAAAATTTTCTTTCAGCATTTAGTGGTCAAGATAAACCATTATTTAAGCTCTGTCAGGCATCATCTTATACCGATCAGCTGATTAAAGTGTTACGCGCACGTAAGCGATTGGAAGGAAGTTGTAATGCTAGAGCGATCGCTGTCACATCCAATGCCAATGGTATTGAAAGTCTTACGGCTCAATTCTTCGGTGTAGAACCTGAACCAGATACTAGAGCCAAGTTAATGAAATCATTGGGACAAGCATATTGCCAGGCCAAACATTCAGATGATGATGAGCCACTCGATCTAGATGCAGAAATTCGTTTGGTGTTCACAAAGCTAGTGCGATCGCTACCCTCTGCTTTTAAAGAACAAGCACAACATCTAGCTGAAAAGCCAACTTTAGGTCAATACTCTCACTTTCTCTTTCAGGAGAATGTGACGGACTTCTACAACCCAATGGGTGAAATTAGCAAGGCTGAGGCGATCGCATCTATTGAAGACAACGACGCATTACTTGAGTTCTTTGGAGGCAACCCTATTACACGAATTGCCGATTGTATCAATGAAATCAATCCCGATAAGGCAACAATTCCTCTGCGACAAGTACACCAGGCAGCAGTATTTGCTGGTATAACTGCTGCTCAAGTCGGTAAAATTAACGTCCTAGCTTTGGAAGGAAATCCAGGTATTGGTAAAACTACTGCTGTGATGAAATTTCTCAAACAGCAGTCTCAAGGTTTCTTATTTTTGTATCTCAGTCCGCGAGTTGTAATTAATCGAGATGTTACCGACAAACTTGCTAGAGAAAACAATCATCCGACTGGCATATTAACCATCACCAGCAATAAAAATTTGATTGTTGCAGCACCCGAATGGTATAAACAACAGGTTCAGGAAAACAACTCTCCACCTCGCTTGATCGACAGTGCTGTTGTTGTCGATGGTATTGAAAAACTCACACTTCCTGATAGCAATATCTTCTTTCTCAATCCAGAACAAGAACATGACATTGATTGCAATATAGTCGGCTCGACTCGGTTTAAACGCCGCCTTAACGAAAGGGATTACAGCGTAGAATCCCTTAACAGTCCTGGTGTATTGGGTACGATAGCAAAGTCAGCCCGAAAATTGCTCGAAGCCAATTCCAAGGTTAATCAACTGGTAATGACTGCTGCTATCCAAGGTTATCGGACGCTTAACGATCAATCAACCACAGTTAATGCCTTCAACAACTTATTTGCAAAAAAAGCTGATACTAAACCTGGAAAAAAGGAACGTTCAGCATTTGCAGCGCGGATTCCCACTATAGTTGTCATGGTAGATGAACTTACTGGTGATGGTGCAGGAGCGCCCTTTGTCCGTAAGTTAGCAGAATGGTTGCAACAGCAGTTTATTCAACCGTTTGATACAACTCCACCTCCGTTTAAAATTGTGCTGATTCTTGCTGATGCCTCACTCAGCAATGAAGTTGTGTTGGATAGCTTTTTGAACTCAGGCGATCGCGCTCCTGATAAAGTTCTAATAAGTCAAAGTCGAGGTGAAGCACCGTTTCGGGTGACAGGCACTCATACAAAAATTGGCCTCAGAAAACACCCAACGCTACACGTCATGACAAATAGCTATCCCGCCAGTAAACTCAGTATTGACTACAGTATTAGGCTGTCACCCATTAAACCAGGTCAAAACAGTGACGGCACAGAGCAGACAATTAGACAAGCAATTCGAGAAAAATCAGAAGAGGAATCGCTAACAAATGCCTACTTAGAAATCAAGAGTGGGTTACAACAGGGAGCAGAGCAGTTAATTTTCTTTGCTCAGGATAAAGCTTTTCTACGTCAGTTGCAGGAAAAATTAACCACTGGTAAAGAAGCTTTGGTAAACAGAGAACAGGTGGAGGTTTTGGATCAAAGTGTATCACCCGATCGCCGATTGCAATTAGTAAAGCCGCCACGACGAGATGAAGTCCGAGTTTTTCTCATGACTTCTTCAGGCGCAAGAGGTGTTTCTTTCCCGAAAACAGATTGGATTATAGCTGCAATTCCCCGATTTAATATTGAAGCCGCTTTAATGGAAGTCGCGCAATTAATTTATCGGGGTAGAGGAATGTATACAGATCCAGAAACCGGAATGGAAGTTTCTGGAGATAACAAAGATAGACGCTTAGTTATGCTAATCAATGATTTCATCATTGAAAGAGAGGATATTGATCCGAAAAGACTATGGTTGCGTCAATCCAGCGATTTATTGACTTTGCTGGTAATGTTGCGTTCTACAATTCACACCCGGATCAAAGGTGATGCAGGACTTAATAAAAACCGAATTGCATTTGTCCCCGTTGGCTCTGTTGGGGATGAAGAATTGCTGCGTTTAATGTCTGATGATGTCTTAGATTTCTTGCGTGAAGCCAAAATTTTTATCAGTGATAGTCATCCTCAAGAAGCAAAAGCAATTGTGAAAAAAGCGGAGCAGTTAACTGCAAACATCTTTAAACATTTTGACTTGAGAGGTCAATCATTAGAGAGAGATGCTAAGTCCTATGCAAATTATCAAACTTTACAAGCTTTGACCAAAAATGTTTCTAGGATTTCGAGCCGATTATTACCATCTTTAGATAACGATGAGCTAAAGATACCAGATAATATAACTTGTATCGGCCCTTTCTGGATCGAAGATTGGAGCGATCGCCAAACTGAAGAAATATTTAGCTTTGAAGCATGGAAAGCTGATATTAAACAAAATAGCAGTCGTCTTCTAGGATCGCTAAAAGAAATTGCTGAAAGCAAGAAATTCAAATTTCCCTCAAAACTCAAACGTCCTGCCAACGAACTGTATAAACTATTGAGTCGAGAACAAGAGGGATTTGTGATTGAATCTTCCACACGTCAAGCATTGAAAACTAAAAACATAGTTATTGGCTTACCTCTAGACTATCCCCATTTCTGGAATGAACAATCAGAAGATGATACTCCCCAACAAGTATTACAAGACCCCCAAGCTTGGAGAAGTGCGTTAGGACGTTCTCTAACTCCTCAAGGCTTGATTGTACCAGTAGTAACTCACTATCGCACATTTCCTTGGGTAGCTGTGGCAGGTAGACGAATTTTTACACAATTAGAAACAGTTTTTAGCGATCGCTACTTTATGGCATCCAGTGAATTGAATCTTCTGAATACCATCCTGCTGGAAGACGAAACAGATAACAAGTAG
- a CDS encoding cob(I)yrinic acid a,c-diamide adenosyltransferase, with product MTRNGIGIRTAQVRHERLIGQIHVYDGVGKGKSQAALGVVLRSIGLGINTPSDSNRVLLLRFLKGPERDYDEDGAIAALQRGFPHLIDQVRTGRAEFFGHDEITNFDREEATRGWDVAKGAIASGLYSVVVLDEINPVLDLGLLPVDEVVKTLKSKPQELEIIATGRAAPQKLLDIADLHSEMKPHHHPTAKALFLEGIEIYTGAGKGKSTSALGKALQAIGRGINHPGSTRVLIMQWLKGGTGYTEDAAIAALQQSYPEVVDHQRCGGDAIVWRNSRQELDYVEAERGWEIAKVAIASGLYKTIILDELNPTVDLELLPVEPIVQALLRKPRDTEIIITGRCQNQPAYFDLASVHSEVYCHKHYANQGVELKRGVDF from the coding sequence ATGACAAGGAACGGTATTGGTATTCGCACGGCGCAAGTGCGTCATGAACGGCTAATTGGTCAAATTCACGTCTATGATGGCGTGGGTAAAGGTAAGTCCCAAGCGGCTTTGGGGGTGGTTTTGCGCTCCATTGGCTTGGGGATAAATACGCCTAGCGATTCTAACCGGGTTTTGCTGCTGCGCTTTTTAAAAGGGCCGGAACGAGATTATGACGAAGATGGCGCGATCGCAGCTTTGCAACGCGGGTTTCCCCATTTAATCGATCAGGTTCGCACTGGGAGAGCCGAATTTTTTGGACATGACGAAATTACAAACTTTGACCGAGAAGAAGCAACGCGGGGTTGGGATGTAGCCAAAGGTGCGATCGCTAGTGGTTTATATTCAGTTGTCGTCTTAGATGAAATTAACCCCGTTTTGGATTTGGGTTTGCTACCAGTGGATGAAGTGGTAAAGACATTAAAATCCAAACCCCAAGAATTGGAAATCATTGCTACCGGACGCGCCGCACCGCAAAAGTTGCTAGATATTGCAGATTTGCACTCAGAAATGAAACCTCATCACCACCCAACAGCCAAAGCCCTCTTTCTTGAAGGCATTGAAATTTATACTGGTGCTGGTAAAGGTAAGTCTACCAGTGCTTTGGGCAAAGCATTACAGGCCATTGGTCGGGGAATTAATCATCCAGGGTCTACCCGTGTGTTAATTATGCAGTGGCTCAAAGGTGGTACTGGGTATACAGAAGATGCTGCGATCGCCGCTTTGCAGCAGTCATATCCAGAAGTGGTGGATCATCAACGCTGTGGTGGAGATGCGATTGTCTGGCGCAATTCTCGGCAAGAATTAGACTATGTAGAAGCCGAACGAGGTTGGGAAATTGCGAAAGTTGCGATCGCCTCTGGATTGTATAAAACTATTATTCTCGATGAACTAAATCCCACCGTTGACCTAGAACTACTCCCCGTTGAACCCATTGTTCAAGCTTTGCTCCGCAAACCCCGCGACACCGAAATCATCATCACTGGCCGCTGTCAAAATCAACCAGCGTACTTCGACTTGGCTAGCGTTCATTCAGAGGTTTACTGTCACAAACACTATGCTAATCAAGGTGTAGAACTTAAACGAGGGGTAGATTTTTAA
- the fraC gene encoding filament integrity protein FraC, whose translation MPENWMLPRIFPVGGILFDLLFVMIAIPIEAYILHYRLKFDKKSSTFYAISINLFSSVIGWLIFFVSEPMLPIQVKSELINYMFFSNFKSPNTQALIILTAFIIFFATFLTKFFILKLLLLSLNETVAKKEEEPQTSQRRRWRTFSNIKLQSTNLVTTILIANSLSYTAITIILLLRSK comes from the coding sequence ATGCCTGAAAATTGGATGCTTCCAAGGATTTTTCCCGTTGGTGGAATTCTATTTGACCTTTTATTTGTAATGATTGCCATCCCCATCGAAGCATATATTTTGCATTATCGACTAAAATTTGACAAAAAATCTAGTACTTTTTATGCAATCTCTATCAATTTGTTTTCTAGTGTCATTGGTTGGCTCATATTTTTTGTATCAGAACCAATGTTGCCTATACAGGTGAAATCAGAATTAATTAACTATATGTTTTTTAGTAATTTTAAATCACCGAATACACAGGCTCTAATCATTTTAACTGCTTTTATAATATTCTTTGCTACTTTTCTAACGAAATTCTTCATTTTAAAGTTATTACTACTCTCCTTGAATGAAACAGTTGCTAAAAAAGAAGAGGAACCTCAAACATCTCAACGGCGGCGATGGCGTACTTTTAGTAATATTAAATTACAAAGTACTAATTTAGTTACAACTATACTAATAGCAAATTCTCTGAGTTATACTGCTATAACAATTATCTTATTGCTGCGCTCAAAGTAA
- the fraD gene encoding septal junction protein FraD, which produces MNTLFKDVFGIFKFAEGLYAGIRKVLVPPKAYSWQTFLYMSVFSWALSYCATGYIKDIIAFFGWLFLIAGTAWYTTQDPLRVPGTFMPVGAVITGLLVSVFAFGSQQDGITPRTVVFWPTISALITAIPEFIEGTDTDAKARIPKPQDRQRIIILVASSMLLSCWIQFYFVMDNWFQQYPSLQADTFKRSTFVVRTEERIKIPQNGVIILENIQPLVVDQIAKTPWSEVEKWLLDAKQQVGNLGREVIQKKLGKYEEKNLWHVEPRVANTKSGYILDLLSIWIGPSSNPRGYYLKKSCRIEPVAVTSNSENKITVAEIECDRASKLIAGSPPPQQ; this is translated from the coding sequence ATGAATACGCTATTTAAAGATGTATTTGGAATTTTTAAATTTGCGGAAGGGCTTTATGCAGGAATTAGAAAAGTATTAGTTCCGCCCAAAGCTTATTCTTGGCAGACATTTCTTTATATGAGTGTTTTTTCTTGGGCACTTTCATATTGCGCTACAGGTTATATCAAAGATATAATTGCCTTTTTCGGTTGGTTATTTTTAATTGCCGGCACAGCTTGGTATACAACTCAAGATCCTTTAAGAGTTCCCGGTACTTTTATGCCAGTGGGTGCAGTAATCACTGGACTTTTAGTTAGCGTTTTTGCTTTTGGAAGTCAACAGGATGGAATTACACCAAGAACAGTAGTTTTTTGGCCGACAATTTCAGCACTAATTACGGCAATACCAGAATTTATTGAAGGAACTGATACTGATGCTAAAGCTCGCATTCCTAAGCCACAAGACCGCCAAAGAATTATAATTTTAGTTGCTAGTAGTATGCTGCTAAGTTGTTGGATTCAGTTTTATTTTGTGATGGATAATTGGTTTCAACAATATCCCAGTTTACAGGCAGATACTTTTAAGCGTAGTACTTTTGTAGTCAGAACAGAAGAACGAATAAAAATCCCACAAAACGGCGTTATAATCCTAGAGAATATTCAACCACTAGTAGTAGATCAAATAGCCAAAACCCCTTGGTCTGAAGTAGAGAAATGGTTGTTAGACGCAAAACAACAAGTAGGTAATCTGGGTAGGGAAGTAATTCAAAAAAAGCTAGGAAAATATGAAGAAAAGAATTTATGGCACGTTGAACCGCGTGTAGCTAATACTAAATCTGGATATATATTAGATTTATTAAGTATTTGGATAGGCCCAAGTTCTAACCCACGGGGCTATTACTTAAAAAAATCTTGTCGAATTGAACCAGTTGCAGTAACCAGCAATTCAGAGAATAAGATTACAGTTGCAGAAATTGAATGCGATCGCGCCAGTAAATTAATTGCTGGCTCTCCCCCTCCGCAGCAATGA
- a CDS encoding ABC transporter permease, which yields MTINRIFVLAKNVFQEVVRDRILYIIGFYAFILAIAFRVLPEFAATTEDKMFLDFGMAAMNAIGLIVTIFIGTGLVNKEIEKRTILVLIAKPVSRSEIIVGKYFGLSAVLAVLIATMTVIYLIFLQFGNIPHPTASILIAAIFLFLQLSLITSVAITFGVFTASLLATILTFAVYLIGNITQDLVQLGRLSNNPGMERLTQGLYLILPDLSRLDLKNDAVYGLQALPDTTALITNAGYGLLYSAMLLAIAIFIFSQREF from the coding sequence ATGACTATTAATAGAATTTTTGTACTAGCAAAGAACGTATTTCAGGAAGTGGTACGCGATCGCATCCTATATATTATTGGTTTTTATGCCTTTATCCTTGCGATCGCCTTCCGCGTCCTTCCTGAATTTGCAGCTACGACTGAAGACAAAATGTTTTTAGACTTTGGGATGGCAGCAATGAATGCCATCGGGTTGATTGTGACGATATTTATTGGTACGGGACTGGTTAATAAAGAAATTGAAAAACGCACTATCTTGGTGTTAATTGCCAAACCTGTTAGCCGTAGTGAAATTATCGTCGGCAAATACTTTGGTTTATCCGCAGTACTAGCTGTACTCATCGCCACGATGACAGTAATTTATCTGATATTTCTGCAATTTGGTAACATTCCTCATCCAACAGCGAGTATTCTAATTGCAGCAATTTTTTTATTTTTGCAGTTGTCATTAATCACCTCTGTGGCTATTACCTTCGGTGTTTTCACCGCTTCTTTACTAGCGACAATTTTAACCTTTGCAGTATATTTAATCGGCAATATTACTCAAGATTTGGTACAACTTGGTCGTCTTAGTAACAACCCTGGTATGGAACGTCTAACTCAAGGTTTGTATCTCATACTACCAGATTTATCTCGATTAGATTTAAAAAATGATGCTGTTTATGGTCTGCAAGCACTACCTGACACAACTGCACTGATTACAAATGCTGGCTATGGCTTACTTTATAGTGCCATGTTGTTAGCGATCGCTATTTTTATCTTTTCCCAACGCGAATTTTAA
- a CDS encoding pentapeptide repeat-containing protein, with amino-acid sequence MRNYADKQEFVLSQITNKYFQRRDFSRCDLSGIDLQGINLSGINFIGADLRDANLCGCVLTRANLSGANLMQANLREANLYEASLCEANLMNADLTGANLCGTFLWRVKFTGSNLLGASLCDVDLREADLSKANLIEASLIEANLSFANLAGAKLCGAKLIEANLTQANLTGVDMTWANLTKANLSKANLWDAKLIYAKFRDTIMPDGTIEQPQILIY; translated from the coding sequence ATGAGAAATTATGCTGATAAGCAAGAATTTGTATTAAGTCAAATCACAAACAAGTATTTTCAGCGTCGAGATTTCAGTAGATGTGACTTGAGTGGAATCGACCTACAAGGAATTAATCTAAGTGGTATTAACTTTATAGGAGCGGATTTACGTGATGCAAATCTGTGTGGGTGCGTCCTAACTCGCGCTAATTTAAGTGGTGCAAATTTGATGCAAGCTAACTTACGTGAAGCTAATTTGTATGAAGCATCTTTGTGTGAAGCTAACTTGATGAATGCTGATTTAACAGGAGCAAATTTGTGCGGAACTTTTTTATGGCGGGTGAAATTCACAGGTAGTAATCTTTTAGGTGCTTCTTTATGTGATGTGGATTTGAGAGAAGCTGACCTAAGTAAAGCCAATTTAATTGAAGCATCGCTAATTGAAGCTAACTTAAGTTTTGCAAATCTCGCAGGAGCAAAACTATGTGGAGCAAAATTAATAGAAGCTAATTTGACCCAGGCTAACTTAACTGGTGTAGATATGACATGGGCAAATTTAACCAAGGCGAACTTAAGTAAGGCAAATCTTTGGGATGCAAAGCTGATTTATGCGAAGTTTCGGGATACTATCATGCCTGATGGCACTATTGAACAACCTCAAATATTAATTTATTAA
- a CDS encoding aminotransferase class I/II-fold pyridoxal phosphate-dependent enzyme: MLNQNQIPLLDALKANAARPHAPFYTPGHKQGEGISQPLADLLGKAVFRADLTELADLDNLFAPQGVIQEAQQLAAEAYGASQTWFLVNGSTCGIEAAILATCGMGDKIILPRNVHSSAIAGLILSGAMPIFINPQYDAVLDIAHSITPNAVQSALQQHPDAKAVLIVYPTYYGVCGDLSAIANITHQYNIPLLVDEAHGAHFAFHPELPTSALAAGADLTVQSIHKVLGAMTQASMLHIQGSRIDSDRISKALQLVQSTSPSYLLLASLDAARQQMALHGKMLMSRTLQLANEARTKISQIPGLSILSPPSQGGLGGSPGFMALDETRLTVTVSGLGLTGFEAEEILNEKFAVTAEFASLQHLTFIISLGNTTADIEQLVQSFTNLAKEYRRTNLNLTNLNGQNLLSTQDYTLHFSPREAFFAVSETLPLAQTSDRICAEIICPYPPGIPVLMPGEIITKPVLDYLQQIQVMGGFISGCTDINLRKIKVVKK; encoded by the coding sequence ATGCTCAATCAAAACCAAATACCTTTATTAGATGCCTTAAAAGCCAATGCAGCAAGACCCCACGCGCCTTTTTACACCCCAGGACATAAACAAGGTGAGGGAATTTCTCAACCATTAGCTGATTTACTTGGTAAAGCTGTCTTTCGTGCTGATTTAACCGAATTAGCAGATTTAGATAATCTCTTTGCACCCCAAGGAGTTATTCAAGAAGCACAGCAACTAGCAGCTGAAGCTTATGGTGCTTCGCAAACATGGTTTCTTGTCAACGGTTCTACCTGTGGGATTGAAGCGGCAATTCTGGCTACCTGTGGTATGGGGGATAAAATTATTCTGCCTCGCAATGTGCATTCTTCTGCGATCGCAGGTTTAATTCTCTCTGGTGCAATGCCAATTTTTATCAATCCTCAATACGACGCAGTTTTAGATATTGCCCACAGCATCACGCCCAATGCTGTGCAATCTGCACTCCAACAACATCCAGATGCCAAAGCAGTGTTGATAGTTTACCCAACATATTACGGCGTTTGTGGAGATTTGAGTGCGATCGCCAATATCACACATCAATATAATATCCCTTTACTCGTAGATGAGGCACACGGCGCACACTTTGCCTTTCATCCCGAATTACCCACTTCAGCTTTAGCCGCAGGTGCTGATTTAACTGTACAATCTATCCACAAAGTACTCGGTGCAATGACACAGGCATCGATGCTGCATATCCAAGGTAGTAGGATAGATAGCGATCGCATCAGTAAAGCTTTGCAACTCGTACAATCTACCAGTCCTAGCTATTTACTTTTAGCTTCTTTAGATGCAGCACGTCAGCAAATGGCACTCCACGGAAAAATGCTGATGTCTCGCACATTGCAACTTGCTAATGAAGCGAGAACAAAAATCAGTCAAATTCCTGGCTTATCGATTTTAAGCCCCCCTTCTCAAGGGGGGTTGGGGGGATCTCCCGGCTTTATGGCTTTAGACGAAACGCGATTAACTGTAACCGTTTCTGGTTTAGGCTTAACCGGATTTGAAGCAGAGGAAATTCTAAATGAAAAATTTGCTGTCACTGCTGAATTCGCTTCACTGCAACACCTCACCTTTATCATTAGTTTAGGCAACACTACAGCTGATATTGAGCAATTAGTACAAAGTTTTACTAATCTTGCCAAAGAATATCGCCGTACCAACTTGAATCTGACAAATCTTAATGGGCAAAATCTTTTAAGTACACAGGATTATACTTTACATTTTTCTCCCCGTGAAGCCTTTTTTGCCGTCAGTGAAACATTGCCTTTAGCACAAACAAGCGATCGCATCTGTGCTGAAATCATCTGTCCCTATCCCCCAGGAATTCCTGTCTTAATGCCGGGAGAAATCATCACCAAACCTGTCCTTGACTATCTGCAACAAATTCAGGTGATGGGAGGATTTATCAGTGGTTGTACTGATATTAATTTACGCAAAATCAAGGTAGTCAAAAAATAA
- a CDS encoding DUF2059 domain-containing protein encodes MKINFWFLSVVLSLTTTYNIAAFAQTPTTTIAPNSNAQEIEKTNNIKKLFELTGVKNIYRQILTQSLNEFKSDYPQVPQKFWDKFATEFKSDDLVDEIIPIYNKYFTNEEIKQLIAFYQTPVGQKAITVIPKIYQESYEIAKKYGIAAAERALKKLEAEGYIHPSK; translated from the coding sequence ATGAAGATAAATTTTTGGTTCCTATCAGTTGTACTTTCCCTGACAACAACTTACAACATAGCGGCTTTTGCTCAAACTCCAACGACTACTATTGCACCAAATAGTAACGCTCAAGAAATAGAAAAAACTAATAATATCAAGAAATTGTTCGAGTTAACTGGTGTGAAGAATATTTATCGACAGATACTCACTCAATCATTAAATGAGTTCAAGTCCGATTACCCTCAAGTACCTCAAAAATTTTGGGATAAGTTTGCTACTGAATTCAAATCAGATGATCTTGTAGATGAGATTATTCCTATTTATAATAAATACTTTACCAATGAAGAAATCAAACAACTTATTGCATTTTATCAAACACCTGTAGGACAAAAAGCAATTACTGTTATTCCCAAAATTTATCAGGAATCTTATGAGATTGCGAAAAAATATGGAATAGCAGCAGCCGAAAGGGCCTTAAAAAAATTGGAAGCAGAAGGATATATCCACCCTAGTAAATAA